A part of Saccharomonospora amisosensis genomic DNA contains:
- a CDS encoding ATP-binding cassette domain-containing protein: MGDAILAEDLRKRFGNFVSLDGLSLRVEEGSVLGLLGPNGAGKTTAVRILTTLLQPDSGRAEVAGFDVLTAPRRVRSLIGLTGQFAAVDELLTGAENLELVGRLARLTRADARRRACELLERLDLGEVAGRQVGTYSGGTRRRLDLAASIISRPRVLFLDEPTVGLDLPSRLNMWSVIDELVWDGMTVLLTTQYLEEADRLSNQVTVINEGKVVVAGTPEELKARVAGRHAVARLADPAQLPAAAAAIRAAGGQTEPVTDADTATVSVALGPAGDEAIPGMLAAVHNAGVQVADFAVRQPTLDDVFLSVTGTSAAETAKVTANGEESR, from the coding sequence GTGGGTGACGCCATCCTGGCAGAAGATCTGCGTAAGCGATTCGGGAATTTCGTTTCACTCGACGGGCTGAGCCTGCGCGTGGAAGAAGGCTCGGTACTGGGACTGCTAGGCCCGAACGGTGCGGGGAAAACTACCGCCGTCCGAATACTGACCACCCTGCTCCAGCCCGATTCCGGAAGGGCGGAGGTTGCTGGTTTCGACGTACTCACCGCGCCGCGCCGGGTTCGTTCGCTGATCGGCCTGACCGGCCAGTTCGCGGCGGTGGACGAGTTGCTGACCGGCGCGGAGAACCTCGAACTCGTCGGCAGGCTGGCCCGGCTGACCCGAGCGGATGCCCGGCGCCGCGCCTGCGAACTGCTGGAGCGGCTCGACCTCGGCGAGGTGGCCGGAAGGCAGGTGGGCACGTACTCGGGCGGTACCCGGCGCAGGCTCGACCTGGCCGCGAGCATCATCAGCAGGCCGCGGGTGCTGTTCCTGGACGAACCGACGGTCGGTCTCGACCTGCCGTCCCGGTTGAACATGTGGTCGGTCATCGACGAACTTGTGTGGGACGGGATGACCGTGCTGCTGACCACGCAGTACCTGGAGGAGGCCGATCGGCTCAGCAATCAGGTCACGGTGATCAACGAAGGCAAAGTCGTCGTCGCGGGCACTCCAGAGGAGCTGAAGGCACGGGTCGCAGGCCGGCATGCGGTCGCCAGGCTGGCCGATCCCGCACAGCTGCCCGCCGCGGCGGCGGCGATCCGGGCCGCCGGCGGCCAGACCGAGCCGGTGACCGACGCGGACACGGCGACGGTTAGCGTCGCCCTGGGGCCGGCTGGAGACGAAGCGATCCCTGGCATGCTGGCCGCCGTGCACAACGCCGGCGTCCAGGTGGCCGATTTCGCCGTCCGTCAGCCCACACTGGACGACGTGTTCCTCTCGGTGACCGGAACCTCCGCCGCCGAAACCGCCAAGGTCACGGCGAACGGCGAGGAATCCCGGTGA
- a CDS encoding ABC transporter permease yields MSAESRTTSGSIATAVAWWWTDAWLLVVRNVRTTLRTPDTIFAMTAMPVLFYVFFGFVLGGTMNIPGEDYTQYLFPGLLVATITFSTVPAVIGAVSADLRNGIMDRFRALPMSRSAVLVGRTAADSVRNLIGIVVLVILGLFTGVDLSTGPGYLLAGLGLLLLYGFAIAWIAAFIAIAMRGAETAQMIGTAVAGPVGFVSSLYANPAAMPAWLGAFAEYNPASHTGNTLRDWLDGTPAGSTLWLAVAWLAGIVLVLGFLAVHQFQRTAVQFTR; encoded by the coding sequence GTGAGCGCGGAGAGCAGGACCACCTCCGGATCGATCGCAACGGCCGTCGCCTGGTGGTGGACCGATGCCTGGCTGCTGGTCGTGCGCAACGTGCGGACCACCCTGCGTACCCCGGACACCATCTTCGCGATGACCGCGATGCCAGTGCTGTTCTACGTGTTCTTCGGTTTCGTGCTCGGCGGGACGATGAACATTCCCGGCGAGGACTACACGCAGTACCTGTTCCCCGGGCTGCTGGTCGCGACGATCACCTTCAGCACCGTGCCCGCGGTGATCGGCGCGGTGTCCGCCGACCTGCGCAACGGGATCATGGACCGGTTCCGCGCGCTGCCGATGAGCCGCTCGGCCGTATTGGTCGGCCGTACCGCAGCGGACAGCGTGCGAAACCTGATCGGCATCGTGGTATTGGTGATCCTCGGCCTGTTCACCGGCGTCGACCTGAGCACCGGACCCGGCTACCTCCTTGCCGGCCTCGGCCTCTTGCTGCTGTACGGCTTCGCCATCGCATGGATCGCGGCCTTCATCGCGATCGCCATGCGTGGCGCGGAGACCGCGCAGATGATCGGGACCGCGGTGGCCGGACCGGTCGGTTTCGTCAGCTCGCTGTACGCCAACCCGGCGGCGATGCCCGCCTGGCTCGGCGCGTTCGCTGAGTACAATCCCGCCAGCCACACCGGGAACACGTTGCGCGACTGGCTGGACGGGACGCCCGCGGGCTCCACGCTGTGGCTGGCCGTCGCCTGGCTGGCCGGTATCGTCCTGGTGCTCGGTTTCCTTGCGGTGCACCAGTTCCAGCGCACCGCGGTGCAGTTCACTCGCTAG
- a CDS encoding DUF1702 family protein, translating to MADFDRRGFRTDRPHQRELLERHARYFLTGFNIAVRHWRNPHSTLAELPPEERGFAYEGAAMHAALRDMFSFGRARAFARLSAGRGNRYIHLIHVGYGWALAPARLSLPTLVPDTPLLRWLALDGAGFADTFFGGLATLYRCCQRGPTPRSSVRIAGCGRALWFVQSGDVAGVTRAIAQAPEPARPDLWSGIGLAMCYAGGADEEALEELVRASGPARGHLGQGALFAIAARFRSGIVPEYTEKACRKLFSVTPEEVSKWTDDAASGLFEVAELSGYTEWKSRLRVVAVQKL from the coding sequence ATGGCCGACTTCGACCGGCGTGGATTCCGTACCGATCGGCCGCATCAGCGTGAGCTGCTGGAACGTCACGCGAGGTACTTTCTAACCGGCTTCAACATCGCAGTCCGACACTGGCGCAACCCCCATTCCACTCTTGCTGAGCTTCCACCGGAAGAAAGGGGCTTCGCATACGAAGGCGCGGCGATGCATGCCGCACTTCGAGATATGTTCAGTTTCGGTCGCGCGCGAGCGTTCGCCCGCTTGAGCGCGGGTAGGGGTAACAGGTACATCCATTTGATCCACGTCGGTTATGGGTGGGCACTCGCACCTGCCCGGCTGTCACTCCCGACGCTGGTACCGGATACACCCCTACTTCGCTGGCTGGCCTTGGACGGGGCTGGCTTCGCGGACACGTTCTTCGGTGGGTTGGCCACGTTGTACCGGTGCTGCCAGCGCGGCCCCACCCCGCGATCGAGCGTCCGGATCGCCGGCTGCGGTCGCGCACTATGGTTCGTTCAATCCGGGGATGTAGCGGGAGTTACCCGAGCGATCGCGCAGGCACCCGAACCCGCCCGTCCGGACTTGTGGTCAGGGATCGGCCTTGCCATGTGTTATGCCGGCGGAGCCGATGAGGAAGCGCTCGAGGAATTGGTGCGGGCCAGTGGTCCCGCACGCGGGCACCTGGGGCAGGGTGCACTCTTCGCCATTGCCGCGAGATTCCGGTCAGGAATTGTGCCGGAATACACCGAGAAAGCCTGTCGGAAGCTTTTCTCGGTAACTCCAGAAGAGGTCTCGAAGTGGACCGATGATGCCGCGTCCGGACTATTCGAAGTGGCGGAGTTGTCGGGTTACACCGAGTGGAAGTCACGGTTGCGGGTAGTGGCGGTACAGAAATTGTAA
- a CDS encoding CRTAC1 family protein, translating to MPTGGGPAYPQFALDPAPLPYDHTMAPMGCVPADLNEDGSQDLLVYYWGRSPVLFVNHAAPGHNPAASDFRPVELVSPMQVWNSSVLNVGDVDGDGHVDILVGNYFPDGAMVLDPNATEDSRMFMQDSMGNARNAGVNRLLLTRPSGQRYGAPVVTDASNALPDHSARSWTLAIGLQDLTGNGVPDMYLANDFGPDQLLVNESTPGRVRLTEARGSRDLLTPRSEVLGHDSFKGMGVTFTYPSGEGLPMMAVSNITTPYALHESNLAFLPTGHGEDLFAGKAPYDEQSEELGMARTGWAWDIKAGDFDNSGTDELVQTTGFLKGDTSRWAELQELAMGNDELLRYQQSWPVFRAGDDLSGHQHNPFFTRTPEGKYADIAEQLGIADPYVSRGLAFGDVDGDGKLDALVANQWEDSVLLRNTSPSPNRSADLKLVRPGAGGGEVTAIGAQVELRSGNLKQKTQLFPANGHAGVSAGEVHLALPDGTPGRATITWRDGTAMHRADIVVTPGHHTVALNPNGTAVLR from the coding sequence GTGCCCACCGGCGGTGGCCCAGCCTATCCACAGTTCGCTTTGGACCCCGCGCCGCTGCCCTACGACCACACGATGGCCCCGATGGGTTGCGTGCCCGCCGACCTCAACGAAGACGGCAGTCAGGACCTGCTCGTCTACTACTGGGGACGATCTCCAGTCCTTTTTGTGAACCACGCCGCACCTGGACACAATCCGGCCGCGAGCGACTTCCGCCCGGTTGAGCTGGTGTCGCCGATGCAGGTGTGGAACTCCAGCGTGCTCAACGTGGGCGATGTCGACGGGGATGGGCATGTGGACATCCTGGTCGGAAACTACTTCCCGGATGGCGCCATGGTGCTCGATCCGAATGCCACCGAAGACAGCCGGATGTTCATGCAGGACTCGATGGGCAACGCCCGCAATGCCGGCGTGAACAGGCTGCTGCTGACCCGCCCCAGCGGTCAACGGTACGGAGCGCCGGTCGTTACGGACGCGAGCAACGCGCTTCCCGACCACTCGGCACGTTCCTGGACACTGGCCATCGGCTTACAAGACCTTACCGGCAACGGCGTTCCTGACATGTACCTCGCCAACGACTTCGGGCCCGATCAGCTCCTGGTGAACGAATCCACGCCCGGCCGTGTCCGGCTGACCGAGGCAAGGGGATCCCGTGACCTGCTCACCCCACGCTCGGAAGTGTTGGGACACGATTCCTTCAAGGGAATGGGCGTGACGTTCACCTACCCGTCCGGTGAGGGCTTGCCGATGATGGCGGTCAGCAACATCACCACGCCGTATGCCTTGCACGAATCCAATCTCGCTTTCCTTCCGACAGGGCATGGCGAGGACCTTTTCGCCGGGAAGGCACCTTACGACGAGCAGAGTGAAGAACTCGGCATGGCGAGGACCGGCTGGGCCTGGGACATCAAGGCGGGCGACTTCGACAACTCCGGCACCGACGAGTTGGTGCAGACGACCGGTTTTCTCAAGGGCGACACCAGTCGCTGGGCCGAGCTGCAGGAACTCGCGATGGGTAACGACGAACTGCTGCGGTATCAGCAGTCGTGGCCGGTGTTCCGTGCCGGTGACGACCTTTCCGGTCACCAGCACAACCCCTTCTTCACGCGCACTCCGGAAGGCAAGTACGCGGATATCGCCGAGCAACTCGGCATCGCCGATCCGTACGTCTCCCGCGGCCTCGCGTTCGGCGACGTGGATGGCGACGGCAAGCTCGACGCGCTGGTCGCCAACCAGTGGGAGGACTCGGTGTTGCTGCGCAACACCTCACCTAGCCCGAACCGTTCGGCAGACCTCAAACTGGTACGGCCCGGTGCCGGAGGTGGCGAAGTGACCGCGATCGGCGCGCAGGTCGAACTGCGCAGCGGAAACCTCAAGCAGAAGACCCAACTGTTCCCCGCCAACGGGCACGCAGGTGTGTCGGCGGGCGAAGTGCATCTCGCACTGCCGGACGGTACGCCGGGCAGGGCGACGATCACCTGGCGAGACGGCACCGCCATGCACCGTGCCGACATTGTGGTGACTCCCGGCCACCACACCGTTGCGCTCAATCCCAACGGAACGGCGGTACTGCGATGA
- a CDS encoding enediyne biosynthesis protein UnbU: MTTTESTREDGTATEAVVTVPQQRKEPSGKPPVDKRIKALRRFALSITAFNLVGHLVLGFEQSPITPLLALVVSYATATLFEWLDCWAQHRKPEYLGGAGALVNFLLPPHITALACAMLLYGNASVWPYVLAVVVANASKYLIRLRVKDKLRHVLNPSNTGIVVVLLLFPWVGIAPPYHFTNNVGGAIDWLIPFAILMLGTMLNAKLTGKMPLIVGWVGGFIAQAVLRWLIFDHALVGALLPVTGVAFILFTNYMITDPGTTPVKSRNQLVFGLTTAFVYGTLVLNGVVFGLFFALVITCVLRGLVLLAGKLRPEFKPAEAATQAPAPANAGGTP; the protein is encoded by the coding sequence ATGACGACGACCGAATCAACACGTGAGGATGGCACCGCGACTGAAGCGGTCGTGACCGTTCCACAGCAACGAAAGGAACCATCCGGCAAGCCGCCGGTGGACAAGCGAATCAAGGCGCTGCGGCGGTTCGCCCTCTCTATCACCGCTTTCAACCTGGTCGGCCACCTCGTGCTCGGCTTTGAGCAGTCGCCGATCACGCCGTTGCTCGCGCTCGTCGTCAGCTACGCGACAGCGACCCTGTTCGAGTGGTTGGACTGCTGGGCCCAGCACCGCAAGCCCGAGTATCTCGGCGGGGCCGGAGCACTGGTGAACTTTCTGTTGCCGCCGCATATCACCGCGCTGGCGTGCGCGATGCTGCTGTACGGCAACGCCTCGGTGTGGCCGTACGTGCTGGCGGTGGTGGTCGCCAACGCGAGCAAGTACCTGATACGGCTCCGGGTCAAAGACAAGCTCCGTCACGTGCTGAACCCGTCGAACACCGGCATCGTGGTAGTGCTGCTGCTGTTCCCGTGGGTCGGGATCGCGCCGCCGTATCATTTCACGAACAACGTCGGTGGCGCGATTGACTGGCTGATCCCCTTCGCCATCCTGATGCTCGGCACGATGCTCAACGCAAAGCTGACCGGTAAGATGCCGCTGATCGTCGGCTGGGTGGGTGGTTTCATCGCACAGGCCGTGCTGCGTTGGCTGATCTTCGACCACGCACTGGTCGGCGCGCTCCTTCCGGTCACCGGCGTCGCGTTTATCCTGTTCACCAACTACATGATCACCGACCCCGGCACGACTCCGGTGAAGTCCCGCAATCAGTTGGTCTTCGGCCTCACGACGGCCTTCGTGTACGGCACACTGGTGCTGAATGGTGTGGTGTTCGGGTTGTTCTTCGCCCTAGTGATCACCTGTGTGCTACGCGGCCTGGTCCTGCTCGCCGGCAAGCTACGGCCGGAATTCAAACCGGCCGAAGCTGCCACCCAGGCCCCCGCCCCAGCCAATGCCGGAGGGACACCATGA
- a CDS encoding type I polyketide synthase: MSGHAIAIVGMACRYPDATTPMELWQNMLARRRAFRRLPESRLPAVYLGTRDEPDLAYVTRAGVLRDWDFDRQRFGIPGPLYRAADQTHWLALETAAGALEDAGFPEGNGLDRDAVGVVLGNSLAGEFNRAATVRLRWPFIADAAATALTEASAPSELTRAVLQRLEQLIKSPFPEPGDEMLTGTLANTIAGRICNQFDFHGTGYTVDGACSSSLLAVMTAARALAAGELDFALAGGVDMSIDPLELVGFSRLGALADGQMRVYDENPTGFLPGEGCGVVALMRAEEAERRGLRSYARILGWASSSDGTGGLSRPERAGQVLALSRAYRAAGVRAGDVGLIEGHGTGTAVGDRVELEALTSVRGQAGPAALSTIKANIGHTKAAAGVAGLIKAALAVFHRVLPPVTGCERPHQLLQGKDPSLRLLAEPEPWRDRIPLAGVSSMGFGGINAHLVLEGVARRPSAALSAMTRRWSARPPGPEIVYLDADEPPVLAERLTRLAAAARSLSKAELADIAATAWRNSDAGRVRAALVAETPDRLANAAMAAAAAVQEWSGEPRHDQQRGYAVGSNVALRVGLLFPGQAAPVRMTLPNWAESLAVPALPESVAGRDADADTAVAQPAIVRQSLAGLAWLRELGVEPVAATGHSLGEITALHWAGAYSAGAALELAGVRGRIMAEYGIGGTTMASLAVSEAGLGTLLEGTKVVVAGYNAPDHLVVSGRRREIDEVLARARRAGVAASELQVSHGFHSPAMRPVSTPLRKELARLPIAAAEVPIISTITGGELTATGDELAELLVGQLTQPVLFAQAVRALAEGCDLLLEVGPGTMLTTLVEANALRVPAVSMDTGGDPYRHAFTTALLAACAGADLEPWFAGRGFRTLHWDATPRFVANPCENRAGWVEAAELSIPRQEKEEEPVAAVRVDSDDPLTAVTEYLATTLELPESSITPTSSLLGDLHLNSLQVVHLVSSVASAMGRKPPDTALPLTDATVGGIASVLAELPRAQEEPDSVAGVAPWVRPFEQYWSPFVPGEATPVRWTVYAPEGHWLHELDGTDQDAASGVAVALSAQDGVGEIAALLNRVADTVPDRLLVVHSGHPAAAGIARSVAVELESCEVVVVDVPGERTRLDPAVLTDRRHGRYLELRCGADGTIERTEMSARNRGTGAAAALGAGDVCLVTGGVLGITAYSAVALAERTGCTLVFAGRSPVEDPKVADALRTIRERVDAHYESCDVADADAVAGLLASAGRFGPVRGLIHGAGLNEPRRMGDITAESLDTTLRPKVTGLRTLLDAAGGELRLVLGFGSIIGRQGLSGQAEYCIANDWLRVDLERWSAAHRHCRTHVLEWSVWSGTGMGVRLDVLDYLRRIGIEPIRPEDGVRALFEVLDDPEAPVAVLLTSRFPATATLPMREPAGPPPRFAERQLVQVPGVETVLEAKLALGSDLYLDDHRVDGTAVLPAVVGMEAMAQAASLVDGTSRPLSLREVRFRSPVTVDDRHGRAIQLAALSGADGVDVVLRDDTDRFAGDRFTGKVAAELAPPEPRDSAEPLTGTSPWYGTVFFHRGRFRRVAGYERLSAFTVEAWLNAVEDAPWFSQFLSGQLLLGDPAAHDAALHALLACVPHRQALPIGVDRFTIWQEPAGPLRVIGTETGHTADEYRFDVELLRPDGDAVAHWHGLELRAVGPRAWPDGLPTRLVGPWLSRRLIECGIDDRLELSTMPGPDSPIRLDTDGPSWAVLPADDDTELDPVDRKVADLLGDKTGEDVTLTNARVRCGLAALHGLGQHDGAPMRIDQITEDGIVVARCGRARVLTARIRPLESGVLGAIALADWKAS; this comes from the coding sequence ATGAGTGGGCACGCTATCGCTATCGTAGGTATGGCGTGCCGGTACCCGGACGCGACCACGCCCATGGAGCTGTGGCAGAACATGCTCGCCCGCCGCCGGGCGTTTCGGCGGCTACCCGAGTCCCGGCTCCCCGCCGTATATCTGGGTACCCGGGACGAGCCCGATCTCGCATACGTCACGCGTGCGGGAGTGCTGCGGGACTGGGATTTCGACCGGCAACGCTTCGGCATTCCCGGGCCGCTGTACCGGGCGGCCGATCAGACGCATTGGCTCGCCTTGGAGACGGCTGCGGGCGCGCTCGAAGATGCCGGCTTTCCCGAAGGTAACGGCCTCGACCGCGACGCGGTGGGTGTGGTGCTCGGCAATTCGCTGGCCGGCGAGTTCAACCGCGCGGCCACGGTCCGGCTGCGGTGGCCGTTCATCGCCGATGCCGCCGCCACCGCGCTGACCGAGGCCAGCGCGCCCAGTGAACTGACCCGCGCCGTCCTACAGCGACTTGAGCAACTGATCAAGTCCCCTTTCCCTGAACCGGGGGACGAGATGCTGACCGGGACACTGGCGAACACCATCGCCGGCCGGATCTGCAACCAGTTCGACTTCCATGGCACTGGGTACACAGTGGACGGTGCGTGCTCCTCGAGCCTGCTCGCGGTGATGACCGCGGCCAGGGCGCTTGCCGCGGGAGAACTCGACTTCGCACTTGCCGGTGGGGTGGACATGTCCATCGACCCGCTGGAACTGGTCGGGTTCTCGAGGCTGGGCGCGCTCGCGGACGGACAGATGCGGGTATACGACGAGAACCCGACCGGGTTCCTGCCCGGCGAGGGCTGCGGCGTTGTCGCGTTGATGCGCGCCGAGGAGGCCGAACGCCGCGGACTGCGCAGCTACGCCCGGATCCTCGGCTGGGCTTCCTCGTCCGACGGTACCGGTGGCCTCAGCCGCCCGGAACGGGCGGGCCAGGTGCTCGCCCTGTCGAGGGCCTACCGAGCGGCTGGCGTCCGCGCTGGCGACGTCGGGCTGATCGAGGGACACGGGACCGGTACCGCGGTCGGAGACCGGGTCGAACTGGAAGCACTGACCAGCGTTCGCGGCCAGGCCGGGCCCGCGGCGCTGAGCACGATCAAAGCCAACATCGGGCACACCAAGGCCGCGGCTGGCGTCGCTGGGTTGATCAAAGCGGCGCTGGCCGTGTTCCACCGGGTGCTGCCACCGGTGACCGGTTGCGAGCGACCACACCAGCTACTGCAAGGCAAGGACCCGTCACTGCGGCTGCTGGCGGAACCCGAGCCGTGGCGAGATCGGATCCCGCTCGCCGGCGTGTCGTCGATGGGCTTCGGTGGCATCAACGCACATCTCGTACTCGAGGGGGTCGCGCGCCGTCCCTCGGCCGCGCTGTCCGCGATGACCCGACGATGGTCCGCGCGGCCGCCCGGACCGGAGATCGTGTATCTCGATGCGGACGAGCCGCCGGTGCTTGCCGAGCGCCTCACTCGGCTGGCGGCGGCCGCGCGGTCGCTGAGCAAGGCCGAACTCGCCGATATCGCAGCCACCGCATGGCGAAACAGCGATGCAGGCCGCGTCCGTGCCGCCCTGGTCGCGGAAACCCCCGATCGGCTCGCGAACGCGGCAATGGCGGCCGCTGCGGCGGTCCAGGAGTGGTCGGGTGAGCCGCGCCACGACCAGCAGCGGGGCTATGCCGTCGGCTCCAACGTGGCGTTGCGCGTCGGGCTGCTCTTCCCCGGGCAGGCAGCCCCGGTGCGGATGACACTACCGAACTGGGCGGAATCACTCGCCGTGCCCGCCTTACCCGAGTCGGTAGCGGGGCGAGACGCCGACGCGGACACGGCGGTGGCCCAGCCCGCCATCGTGCGGCAGTCGCTTGCCGGGCTGGCCTGGCTGCGCGAACTCGGTGTCGAGCCGGTCGCCGCCACAGGGCACAGCCTCGGCGAGATCACCGCGTTGCACTGGGCCGGTGCGTACTCGGCGGGCGCCGCGCTCGAACTCGCCGGTGTGCGCGGGCGGATCATGGCCGAATACGGCATCGGTGGAACGACGATGGCGAGCCTGGCCGTCTCCGAGGCCGGGCTCGGCACGCTGCTCGAGGGCACCAAGGTGGTGGTGGCCGGGTACAACGCGCCGGACCACCTCGTGGTGTCGGGGCGTCGGCGAGAGATCGACGAGGTGCTGGCGCGGGCACGGCGCGCCGGGGTGGCCGCGAGCGAGCTACAGGTCTCACATGGCTTCCACAGCCCGGCGATGCGCCCGGTCAGTACGCCATTGCGTAAAGAGCTCGCCCGGCTCCCGATCGCCGCGGCCGAAGTACCGATCATCTCGACCATCACCGGCGGCGAATTGACGGCAACCGGCGATGAGCTGGCTGAGCTACTCGTCGGCCAGCTGACCCAGCCGGTCCTCTTCGCGCAGGCGGTCCGCGCGCTTGCCGAAGGCTGTGACCTGTTGTTGGAGGTCGGTCCCGGCACGATGCTGACCACCCTGGTGGAGGCCAACGCGCTGCGGGTGCCCGCGGTGAGCATGGACACTGGCGGAGACCCCTACCGGCACGCCTTCACCACTGCGCTGCTGGCCGCCTGCGCGGGCGCGGACCTGGAGCCGTGGTTCGCCGGCCGGGGCTTTCGCACCCTGCACTGGGACGCGACCCCGCGGTTCGTCGCCAACCCGTGCGAGAACCGCGCCGGCTGGGTCGAGGCCGCGGAACTCTCGATACCGCGGCAGGAGAAGGAGGAAGAACCCGTCGCGGCGGTGCGGGTGGATTCGGACGACCCGCTGACCGCGGTGACCGAGTACCTCGCGACAACCCTGGAACTACCCGAGAGTTCGATCACCCCAACCAGCTCACTGCTCGGCGACCTGCACCTGAACTCGCTGCAGGTCGTGCACCTGGTCAGCAGCGTAGCCAGCGCGATGGGGAGGAAGCCACCGGACACCGCGCTGCCGCTGACTGATGCCACGGTGGGGGGCATTGCCAGCGTACTGGCCGAGCTTCCCCGTGCGCAGGAGGAACCGGACTCGGTGGCGGGGGTAGCCCCGTGGGTGCGTCCGTTCGAGCAGTACTGGTCACCTTTCGTTCCGGGCGAGGCCACGCCGGTGCGGTGGACCGTATACGCACCGGAGGGACACTGGCTGCACGAACTGGACGGAACCGACCAGGACGCGGCAAGTGGAGTGGCGGTCGCGCTGTCCGCGCAGGACGGGGTCGGCGAGATCGCCGCGCTGCTCAACCGGGTCGCTGACACCGTTCCTGACCGGCTCCTTGTTGTCCACTCAGGACACCCAGCCGCGGCGGGTATCGCAAGGAGCGTGGCCGTCGAACTCGAGTCCTGCGAGGTCGTCGTGGTCGATGTGCCCGGGGAGCGGACCCGGCTGGATCCGGCGGTGCTGACCGACCGCCGGCACGGCCGCTACCTCGAACTGCGCTGCGGCGCTGACGGGACGATCGAGCGAACCGAGATGTCGGCGAGAAACCGCGGCACCGGGGCGGCGGCCGCGCTCGGCGCGGGTGATGTGTGCCTCGTGACCGGCGGCGTCCTCGGCATCACCGCGTACTCCGCGGTCGCGCTGGCCGAGCGCACCGGCTGCACGCTGGTGTTCGCCGGCCGCTCGCCGGTGGAGGACCCGAAGGTGGCGGACGCACTGCGGACTATCAGGGAGCGTGTCGACGCGCATTACGAGAGCTGCGACGTCGCCGACGCGGACGCGGTGGCCGGGCTACTGGCCTCGGCTGGCCGGTTCGGGCCCGTGCGAGGCCTGATCCATGGAGCGGGCCTGAACGAGCCGCGCCGGATGGGTGACATCACGGCCGAATCGCTCGACACCACGTTGCGGCCCAAGGTCACCGGGCTCAGGACGCTGCTCGACGCAGCGGGCGGCGAACTGCGGCTCGTGCTCGGGTTCGGGTCGATCATCGGGCGGCAGGGCCTTTCCGGGCAGGCCGAGTACTGCATCGCCAACGACTGGCTCCGCGTGGATCTGGAGCGATGGAGCGCCGCGCACCGACATTGCCGGACCCACGTGCTGGAATGGTCGGTCTGGTCCGGCACCGGCATGGGCGTGCGTCTGGACGTGCTCGACTACCTGCGCCGGATCGGCATCGAGCCGATCCGGCCCGAGGACGGGGTTCGGGCGCTGTTCGAGGTGCTCGACGATCCGGAAGCGCCGGTGGCAGTGCTGCTGACCTCCCGGTTCCCGGCCACGGCCACGCTGCCGATGCGCGAGCCTGCGGGCCCACCCCCGCGGTTCGCGGAGCGCCAGCTCGTCCAGGTACCGGGTGTCGAGACAGTGCTGGAGGCCAAGCTCGCCCTGGGCTCCGACCTCTACCTGGACGATCACCGGGTGGATGGGACGGCGGTGCTGCCCGCGGTTGTCGGCATGGAAGCGATGGCGCAGGCGGCATCGCTGGTCGACGGCACGAGCCGCCCGCTGTCGCTGCGCGAGGTCAGGTTCCGTTCACCGGTGACCGTGGACGACCGGCACGGCAGGGCGATCCAGCTCGCCGCGCTCAGCGGCGCGGACGGGGTGGACGTCGTGCTGCGCGACGACACCGATCGGTTCGCAGGCGACCGGTTCACCGGGAAGGTGGCGGCCGAGCTGGCGCCGCCGGAGCCGAGGGACTCGGCCGAGCCGCTGACCGGGACCAGCCCGTGGTATGGCACGGTGTTCTTCCATCGTGGACGGTTTCGGCGGGTGGCGGGATACGAGCGCCTTTCCGCGTTCACGGTGGAGGCTTGGCTGAACGCCGTTGAAGATGCTCCGTGGTTCTCCCAGTTCCTCAGCGGGCAGCTGCTGCTCGGCGATCCCGCGGCGCACGATGCCGCTCTGCATGCGTTGCTCGCGTGTGTGCCGCACCGGCAGGCATTGCCGATCGGGGTCGACCGGTTCACCATATGGCAGGAACCGGCCGGGCCGTTACGGGTCATCGGCACGGAGACGGGGCATACCGCTGACGAGTACCGCTTCGATGTCGAGCTGCTGCGCCCGGACGGGGACGCGGTAGCGCACTGGCACGGGCTCGAGTTACGGGCGGTCGGACCACGAGCCTGGCCGGACGGGCTGCCGACCAGGCTGGTCGGACCATGGCTGTCCAGAAGGTTGATCGAATGCGGCATCGACGACCGCCTCGAACTGAGCACCATGCCCGGCCCGGACTCCCCCATCCGGCTGGACACTGACGGGCCGAGCTGGGCCGTGCTGCCCGCGGACGACGATACCGAACTCGACCCCGTGGACCGGAAAGTCGCCGACCTGCTCGGCGACAAGACCGGCGAGGACGTCACGTTGACCAACGCGCGGGTCCGGTGCGGCTTGGCCGCGCTGCACGGGCTCGGCCAGCACGACGGCGCGCCGATGCGGATAGACCAGATCACCGAGGACGGCATCGTGGTCGCGCGATGCGGCAGGGCACGGGTCCTCACCGCGAGAATCCGGCCGCTCGAGTCCGGAGTGCTCGGGGCCATCGCACTGGCCGACTGGAAGGCGTCATGA